Proteins encoded by one window of Yamadazyma tenuis chromosome 2, complete sequence:
- a CDS encoding uncharacterized protein (EggNog:ENOG503P9IE), protein MLRSSFLLTPKRVALAATKLSGYSLSRAYTASNHVAFYATSSNNEEVEYEIDIITLTKTPKNKPSKTSINDLVNLKLINSSNIDKALVEQSINQVNQSLDEDLNKFVLRYSVELNDFLQFIRSSYENKIHNFNQLTSVEILNSLYIFKDFYLKNKIPKITRYNYISYNYMFDNFLKCLKKFPNLPEILNDLLLLNNQGIDLLNLGISKYVEDLEILNRRLDLSDHSLTFDDFIREIQKTINFYEFNLDSFGRSKVFTEPFYESFIQANRLKNLKSILTKVPNIEPVDLGCLIKNKHFLKIVESLNADAASSQSSKSVNLKFLKFIIPDSDSNYLQIISALNQLKSQNGANKIPLVDTMHSSLVAMSCSGSIYPYHKPLNFPLTQFKISNDLVRNFEFSMVFDHKLFLYIDELKALNSMGIDLSSADAVNKIGGLKFKSDLLAMNFKSLATQLSEFFKSVTTENTDCLFKLVENKNWMDWCQENYHSRIPRLLVDYSNLSDYPYKSIKISTELSRLLPALSKFSFENDINLSCLSLDYLLSIFKDSTVGSEVLRKLYLNHGNVYLQNLQGLLEDFNNLQFTLLKFDLPKVKATEGKDFKDFTQFELEKHFGYISTLINDPLILDNLDQLYRENSPLNSIDAKQVLTQLSAFKYELEILKVDELQNNFANITSDELLFKLDRRIKEILSNLNSNPQSRLGPTNVIKFIELQKLLTKLFTVQDDCSELDKFIEYRQIPERFNLHDSSPDLFKIHQFIGKNYKDCSMGEILEAVNNYTESLPESSTFDRQRFFRLSIKMKQLFRLTGGFTDVLDSIIANQVEFEKLESKLLSSKRRKFEAKPLIVKIVKDIPESAKPKKTYVQIPDDLKIHEFAKELNSLKVFEFEGKELGSFTPSEIQTLLDERINQFLDGSVSPDCYINDSNVECYSKLSSKLGHLFAVNGGHTDVLDAIINSELVFESFEKRMARKEKTYRPLPDDFRLQEFVPEIQQVQSELEKQTKAQITNFKFSEVDSSEVLKALSSMIENEKRFNLTKRENFAKLLKNLKVLFNYNGDNTSVLDNILINHEVLTQVASKPKAQVKSDMSAFVDSYKEYLPQFFATGFKNYDLVNFYDLSSEDFSNKVKSFISHIKKDFKYQYPTYKDFTEKLVALYEQDPINLAILFKVNEAEGHPDIYAVKKEVSTFMDKLSKNKDLYSKEDPEPGVQFQKSTEVPYEKFNIHDFKSKSEPKVQEFKRSIEVPVEKLDTNDLYLKDSESNVQQKSIEVPLEESCNHDVKSTPVNGEDVNYNHGTSKFNIKESTMEDSELFVRNQIFHQVENKTGSAGDFEDLLKMTPEEIRSTYHAKAKLDKLNIQNYLENVNEQKKLRDEEEFRQLKAFEWSNNKSRSLDAKTFFDPWSERSQDHLQYLILTMDGEKIITEENPLGKEQFEDLLAVFDRFNEAEMSKFIKNINRLQQKSWKLIGGGAGNYGKMLVFTKSKSKSSMRGIFRKIQTVLAATGATFMVLIGLNYWLDAPQTQTISVPPKEEVAEKVIVSAEPLSQTQDGVESQSQAGWFWK, encoded by the coding sequence ATGTTAAGATCTAGCTTTCTTTTGACTCCCAAAAGAGTAGCTTTGGCCGCCACCAAGTTGTCTGGATACAGCTTGTCACGTGCATACACTGCCAGCAATCACGTCGCCTTTTATGCCACCAGCTCCAATAACGAAGAGGTGGAGTACGAAATCGATATCATCACCTTAACTAAAACCCCCAAGAACAAACCAAGTAAGACATCGATAAATGATTTGGttaacttgaaattgatcaattcttccaacatTGACAAAGCCTTGGTCGAGCAGTCCATTAACCAGGTCAACCAACTGCTTGATGAGGATTTAAACAAGTTTGTGTTGCGGTACTCAGTCGAGTTAAATGATTTTTTGCAGTTCATCCGGTCTTCCTATGAAAACAAGATccacaacttcaaccagttgaCATCAGtggagattttgaactCCTTGTATATTTTCAAGGATTTttacttgaagaataaaATCCCCAAAATTACCAGGTACAACTACATCAGCTACAACTACATGTTTGACAACTTTTTAAAGTGCTTGAAAAAATTCCCCAACTTGCCtgaaatcttgaatgaCTTGCTTTTGCTCAACAACCAGGGAATCGACTTGTTAAATTTGGGTATCAGCAAGTAcgttgaagatttggagatTCTAAACAGGAGGCTCGACTTGTCAGACCATTCTCTCACGTTTGATGACTTTATTCGGGAGATTCAGAAAACCATCAACTTCTacgagttcaacttggaccTGTTTGGCCGCAGCAAGGTGTTTACTGAACCATTTTACGAAAGCTTCATTCAGGCTAATcgtttgaagaatttgaagtcGATCTTGACAAAAGTTCCCAACATCGAACCGGTTGATTTGGGGTGTTTGATTAAGAACAAGcacttcttgaagatcgTCGAGTCATTGAATGCGGATGCAGCAAGCCTGCAATCTTCCAAGTCTgtaaacttgaagttcttgaagttcatcatTCCTGATTCAGATTCCAATTACTTGCAAATCATTTCTGCtttgaaccagttgaagagTCAGAATGGTGCAAACAAGATCCCTTTAGTGGATACGATGCATAGTAGCTTGGTTGCCATGAGCTGTAGTGGCTCTATTTATCCTTATCATAAGCCATTGAACTTCCCTTTGACTCaattcaagatttccaatGATTTAGTCCGCAACTTTGAATTTTCCATGGTGTTCGACCATAAATTGTTCCTTTACatcgatgagttgaaggCTTTGAACTCAATGGGAATTGACTTGTCGAGTGCCGATGCTGTTAATAAGATAGGAGGTTTGAAATTCAAGAGTGACTTGTTGGCGATGAACTTTAAGTCTTTGGCTACACAATTATctgaatttttcaaatctgTAACAACAGAAAACACTGATTGTTTGTTCAAACTCGTCGAAAACAAAAATTGGATGGACTGGTGTCAAGAGAATTATCACTCAAGAATCCCCAGATTATTGGTTGACTATTCAAATTTATCCGACTATCCTTACAAATCTATCAAGATCAGCACTGAATTATCGAGACTTTTACCAGccttgtccaagttttcttTTGAAAACGATATCAATCTTTCGTGTTTAAGCTTGGATTACTTGTTGtcaattttcaaagattctACTGTTGGCCTGGAAGTTTTGAGGAAATTGTATTTGAACCACGGGAATGTTTATTTGCAAAACTTGCAGGGATTATTAGAAGATTTCAATAATCTTCAATTCACTCTTCTCAAGTTTGATTTACCCAAAGTGAAGGCTACCGAGGGTAAAgatttcaaagactttACCCAATTTGAATTAGAAAAGCATTTTGGTTACATTCTGACTTTAATTAATGATCCTTTGATCTTGGACAACTTGGATCAGTTGTACAGGGAAAACTCTCCACTTAATTCAATTGATGCAAAACAGGTTTTAACTCAGTTATCCGCTTTCAAATATGAGTTAGAGATTTTGAAGGTTGATGAGCTTCAAAATAACTTTGCAAACATCACCAGTGATGAacttttgttcaagttggacaGGCGGATAAAGGAAATTTTGAGTAACTTGAACTCAAATCCACAATCGAGATTGGGACCCACAAACGTAATCAAGTTTATCGAATTGCAGAAATTATTAACCAAATTATTTACGGTTCAAGACGACTGCAGTGAATTAGATAAGTTCATTGAATACAGGCAGATCCCTGAAAGGTTTAACTTACATGATTCTTCGCCagacttgttcaaaattCATCAGTTTATTGGAAAGAACTATAAGGATTGCTCCATGGGCGAGATCTTGGAAGCAGTTAACAATTATACAGAAAGTCTTCCAGAACTGAGCACTTTTGACCGTCAAAGATTTTTCCGTTTGTCAATTAAAATGAAGCAATTATTCAGACTCACTGGCGGGTTCACTGATGTTTTGGACTCTATCATTGCTAACCAggttgagtttgaaaagttggaaagcAAATTGTTATCTtcgaaaagaagaaaatttgAAGCCAAGCCATTAATTGTGAAGATAGTAAAGGATATCCCCGAACTGGCCAAGCCTAAAAAGACTTATGTTCAAATTCCAGACGATTTGAAGATCCACGAATTTGCCAAAGAATTGAACAGcttgaaggtgtttgaatttgaaggTAAAGAGCTCGGTAGCTTTACTCCTTCTGAAATCCAAACTCTCTTGGATGAGAGAATTAACCAGTTCCTTGATGGCTCGGTATCACCAGACTGCTATATTAACGATAGCAATGTCGAATGTTATAGCAAGTTGTCCAGTAAATTGGGGCATTTGTTTGCAGTCAATGGAGGACACACTGATGTCTTAGATGCTATTATCAACAGTGAACTAGTGTTTGAGTCATTTGAAAAGCGTATGGCACGGAAAGAAAAAACCTACAGACCGTTGCCAGATGATTTCAGGTTGCAAGAATTCGTTCCTGAGATCCAACAAGTGCAAAGTGAGCTTGAGAAACAAACAAAAGCTCAGATtacaaacttcaagttctccgAGGTCGATTCTTCTGAAGTGTTGAAGGCGCTTAGCCTGatgattgaaaatgaaaagaGGTTCAATCTCACCAAGCGTGAAAACTTTGctaagttgttgaagaatttgaaagtCTTATTTAATTACAATGGTGACAATACTTCTGTTTTGGACAATATTTTGATAAACCACGAGGTATTGACTCAAGTTGCTTCCAAGCCAAAGGCTCAAGTCAAATCGGATATGCTGGCTTTTGTTGATTCGTATAAAGAATACTTACCACAATTCTTTGCCACAGGGTTCAAAAACTAcgatttggtcaatttcTATGATCTTTCAAGTGAAGATTTTTCAAATAAAGTCAAACTGTTTATCAGCCATATCAAAAAAGACTTTAAATACCAGTACCCAACCTACAAGGATTTCACAGAGAAGTTAGTGGCTTTATATGAACAAGATCCTATCAATTTGGCtattttgttcaaggttAATGAAGCTGAAGGACATCCAGATATATACGCAGTCAAGAAGGAAGTCAGCACCTTTATGGATAAATTATCTAAGAACAAAGATTTGTACTCGAAAGAGGATCCAGAACCTGGGGTTCAATTCCAGAAAAGTACTGAAGTTCCGTACGAGAAGTTTAACATTCATGACTTTAAACTGAAATCAGAACCAAAGGTTCAGGAATTCAAGAGAAGTATTGAAGTTCCTGTTGAAAAGCTTGACACAAATGACTTgtacttgaaagattcaGAATCCaatgttcaacaaaagaGCATCGAAGTCCCACTCGAAGAGTCATGCAACCACGACGTCAAGCTGACACCAGTGAATGGCGAAGACGTGAACTACAATCATGGAACAAGCAAGTTCAACATTAAGGAAAGTACTATGGAAGACTCTGAATTGTTTGTACGGAACCAGATTTTTCACCAGGTAGAGAATAAAACTGGTTCTGCAGGGGATTTTGaggatttgttgaagatgactCCGGAAGAAATCAGATCCACTTACCACGCGAAAgccaagttggacaaattAAACATCCAGAACTACTTGGAAAATGTAAACgaacagaagaaactcagagacgaagaagaatttAGACAATTGAAGGCATTTGAATGGAGTAACAATAAATCCAGGTCTTTGGACGCAAAAACCTTCTTTGACCCTTGGAGTGAAAGAAGCCAGGATCATTTGCAGTATCTTATTCTTACTATGGATGGAGAAAAGATCATCACCGAGGAAAATCCTTTGGGTAAAGAGCAATTTGAGGATTTACTTGCAGTGTTTGACAGATTCAACGAAGCTGAGATGAGTAAGTTTatcaaaaatatcaacAGATTGCAACAAAAGTCCTGGAAGTTGATAGGTGGAGGAGCTGGTAATTATGGCAAGATGTTGGTATTCACAAAATCTAAGTCCAAATCCTCTATGAGGGGGATCTTCAGGAAGATCCAAACGgttttggctgcaactgGTGCTACCTTCATGGTTCTCATTGGTTTGAACTACTGGTTGGATgcaccacaaactcaaaccATCTCCGTACCACCCAAGGAAGAGGTTGCAGAAAAAGTCATTGTTTCAGCAGAGCCATTGTCGCAGACTCaagatggagttgaatcCCAATCTCAAGCAGGCTGGTTTTGGAAATAA
- the TMA16 gene encoding translation machinery-associated protein 16 (COG:S; EggNog:ENOG503P4GE), with the protein MPLAHNLKKVSKSVASSKGSVHIKGRNFKKLNRATLRDRKLTNRKAEHLEQKQNELMIIKYIQEEVKQASDQEVFGLDSMKSYIENFLSRFDDEVEQLQGERRPGRPASARQQILEQLIQSEKSNYVSGIKVPNLSDKLTVDLLRKWNGTIGGVTAFKYINVYRDMKQIPTKEETMQ; encoded by the coding sequence ATGCCGTTAGCACATAATTTAAAGAAGGTCTCCAAGAGCGTAGCTCTGTCGAAGGGATCGGTGCATATAAAAGGAAGGaatttcaagaagctcaacAGAGCTACCTTGAGAGACCGGAAATTGACGAACCGGAAAGCAGAACACTTGGAACAGAAACAGAATGAGCTCATGATTATAAAATATATCCAAGAGGAGGTCAAACAAGCAAGCGACCAGGAggtttttggacttgaccTGATGAAATCTTACATTGAGAATTTCTTATCCAGGTTCGACGATGAGGTGGAGCAACTTCAAGGAGAGAGAAGACCAGGTAGACCTGCTAGTGCCAGACAGCAGATATTGGAACAGCTCATACAATCAGAAAAATCTAACTATGTCAGTGGGATTAAGGTTCCTAATCTCAGTGACAAGTTGACAGTAGACTTGTTGAGAAAATGGAACGGAACTATTGGTGGAGTCACTGCTTTCAAATACATAAATGTGTATAGAGATATGAAGCAGATCcccaccaaagaagaaacaatgCAATGA
- the CAF20 gene encoding p20 (COG:J; EggNog:ENOG503P2RU), producing the protein MVKYTEEQLIEIKPEAYTPQPEILDEFNKLVESVTLEFAEKGARRNHNGDSFIDEHGNERTYNYLNRRRGSRSGARPLKKKAQEVEVDDDGWATLTKHKKSFSDEAVDERDQFREAVRSEPTKVKISNKKMGSSKAVDSRDTVADKHTNTFNAFEALDD; encoded by the coding sequence ATGGTCAAATACACAGAAGAACAGCTAATTGAGATCAAGCCTGAAGCGTACACTCCTCAGCCAGAaattttggatgaattcAATAAATTGGTTGAATCTGTGACTCTTGAGTTTGCTGAAAAGGGAGCCAGAAGAAACCACAATGGTGACCTGTTCATTGATGAACATGGTAATGAAAGAACCtacaactacttgaacagaagaagaggttcAAGATCCGGGGCCAGacctttgaagaagaaagccCAAGAAGTCGAAGTCGATGATGACGGATGGGCAACTTTGACCAAACACAAGAAGTCTTTTTCTGATGAAGCAGTTGATGAAAGAGACCAATTTAGAGAAGCCGTCAGAAGTGAACCAACAAAGGTGAAGATAAGcaacaagaaaatgggTTCTTCCAAGGCTGTTGACTCCAGAGATACGGTTGCTGACAAGCACACCAATACGTTTAATGCTTTCGAAGCCTTGGATGACTAG
- the EFR3 gene encoding plasma membrane localization protein (EggNog:ENOG503NXMZ; COG:S), with protein sequence MPGLFLPKHQKLILQCYPPGKGVEKKPNPSELSYLLYYASTRRVKLEKVITFLNKKTVGDSNRNRFGNIQVTLTLVSSLIEKCVDNLNVFALQAVSILNSSLKGNDLTLAKAVLDTYGVLCKNLDRGLFAGDKEFVNSFSRFSQTLIDTTMKSSAKGGPNSWEWKLISLLACRYLSGCLSNSPEISKSMLHKIIPILIDTFFENDHERILSGSLSLDGESVKLSKIHTSKTIVSAKRITEDLENGLVDENDLYMESIAALKSVFNTSLTSQLIEATNEVVGYTFQDSRITSEWSERFLELCVTWAPVQLRFVLLDTLVFGLKKVSSNVKLQQHYASHIFGLVSSNVNMIGLSISDFIQSILELKESLYFKDDSKISEEDKIHLSDIFSKSIINLSTHIYYSDQVPDSVYEIFFKIESTLDLSPQQDTTKLFDYVINLLSDIDAIFVKLHESSSSDSVINRNHVALDQWQISLPLISQKHAVTIFNSLSEEQVEQIQMVYLRIFDKFVDYELTTGTSPDSSQISGKPDVDDFLTPDYKELITESTNFLSHYLVYLDKYLNKNENLSLPIVQQLLMISKKIARVFGINFLNNYIPFFFHWYVNDFEDASRFDIIKDTFASALLKDCITIIDKKYSHELEGYSQRSEFSKNLDQNISYKIKNSLWASDLDASSASDYPANFVRLTSNDMGEFIKGNKFLSEWLNAQKPLILSVLHDEVLGESINGGTNGSHTNGDVSNGNGHSINEYHDARDSDGPPLTVNSDVSDVKPGLGLGTLADIASIHSGLRNTTFNSTLSNNSFDITNGSIVTNDKLTPPKVSDLKGMISSFKSSMKKPGQLKQDNSVTPGSVLSKQMATHDLDSIIDGLDDDESFVV encoded by the coding sequence ATGCCGGGACTCTTTCTTCCGAAGCATCAAAAGTTGATCTTACAATGCTATCCTCCGGGAAAGGGGGTGGAAAAGAAACCCAATCCCAGTGAACTCAGTTATTTACTTTACTATGCCTCCACCAGACGTGTTAAATTGGAGAAAGTCATAACTTTTTTAAACAAAAAAACTGTTGGTGACTCCAATAGGAATCGTTTTGGCAATATCCAGGTGACACTTACACTCGTGCTGTCGTTGATAGAAAAATGTGTGGATAATTTGAATGTGTTTGCTCTCCAGGCGGTGTCGATTTTAAACTCTTCACTAAAGGGCAACGATTTGACTTTGGCCAAAGCGGTGTTGGACACATACGGCGTCTTGTGTAAGAATCTCGACCGGGGGTTGTTTGCGGGTGACAAGGAGTTTGTCAATTCGTTTAGTCGGTTTAGTCAGACCCTCATCGACACCACCATGAAAAGTTCGGCCAAAGGCGGCCCCAACCTGTGGGAGTGGAAGTTGATCTCGCTTTTGGCGTGTCGCTACTTGTCGGGATGCTTGAGCAATAGTCCTGAGATCTCGAAGTCCATGTTGCACAAGATTATACCGATTCTCATTGATACTTTCTTCGAAAATGATCATGAACGAATCTTGAGTGGAAGCTTATCGCTTGATGGAGAAAGTGTGAAGCTCTCGAAGATTCATACCTCCAAGACCATTGTGTCTGCAAAACGTATCACcgaagacttggaaaatggTCTCgttgatgagaatgatTTGTATATGGAGTCGATAGCCGCATTGAAGTCTGTGTTTAATACTTCATTGACAAGTCAGTTAATAGAGGCCACCAACGAGGTGGTGGGTTATACATTTCAAGACTCACGGATCACCTCCGAATGGTCAGAACGGTTTTTGGAGTTGTGCGTTACGTGGGCACCAGTGCAATTGAGATTTGTGTTGTTAGACACTTTGGTGTTTGGATTAAAGAAAGTCTCGTCAAATGTCAAGCTCCAGCAGCATTATGCCTCTCACATCTTTGGGttggtttcttccaacGTCAATATGATTGGGTTGTCGATATCGGACTTTATTCAGAGtatcttggagttgaaggagaGCCTTTACTTCAAAGACGATTCTAAAATCAGCGAAGAGGATAAAATCCATCTTTCCgacatcttctccaagtccatcatcaacttgtcaacGCACATCTACTACTCTGATCAGGTTCCTGATTCCGTGTACGAgatctttttcaagattgaGTCAACATTGGATTTGAGTCCCCAACAAGACACTACGAAATTATTCGACTATGTCATTAACTTATTATCAGATATTGATGCCATTTTCGTCAAACTCCACGAGTCAAGCTCCTCTGACAGTGTCATCAACAGAAACCATGTGGCTTTGGATCAATGGCAGATAAGCTTACCTTTAATTTCTCAAAAGCATGCGGTGACCATTTTCAACTCCTTATCTGAAGAGCAAGTGGAGCAAATCCAAATGGTGTATTTGAGAATCTTTGACAAGTTTGTCGACTACGAGCTTACCACTGGTACTAGCCCCGATTCGAGTCAAATCAGTGGTAAGCCCGATGTAGATGACTTTTTGACTCCAGACTACAAGGAATTGATCACCGAgtccacaaacttcttATCCCACTACTTGGTATACTTGGAcaagtatttgaacaaaaacGAAAATCTCAGCTTGCCAATTGTCCAGCAATTGCTAATGATCTCCAAGAAGATTGCTAGGGTATTCGGAATCAACTTCCTCAACAATTATATCccgttcttcttccatTGGTATGTCAACGATTTCGAGGACGCTCTGAGgtttgatatcatcaaggacACTTTTGCTCTGGCATTATTAAAAGATTGCATCACGATTATTGACAAGAAGTATAGCCACGAGTTGGAAGGTTACCTGCAGAGGTCCGAGTTCAGCAAAAACTTGGACCAGAATATCAGCTataaaatcaaaaacagCTTATGGGCCTCAGACCTCGACGCTTCCAGTGCTTCTGACTATCCTGCCAATTTTGTGAGGTTAACCTCCAACGATATGGGAGAATTCATCAAGGgaaacaagtttttgtcaGAGTGGTTGAATGCCCAAAAGCCTCTCATTCTCAGTGTCTTGCACGATGAAGTTTTGGGGGAATCAATAAACGGTGGTACCAACGGGTCTCATACTAATGGTGATGTCTCTAACGGAAATGGACACTCTATAAATGAGTATCACGATGCCCGTGATAGTGATGGCCCACCTCTAACTGTAAATTCAGATGTATCAGATGTGAAGCCTGGTTTGGGATTGGGAACTCTTGCAGATATCGCATCCATTCATTCAGGTTTGAGAAATACCACTTTTAATAGCACTTTGAGCAACAACTCGTTCGACATCACAAACGGCTCGATAGTGACGAACGATAAGTTAACCCCCCCAAAAGTCAGCGACTTAAAGGGGATGATAAGCAGCTTTAAAAGTAGTATGAAGAAACCGGGTCAGCTCAAGCAAGATAACTCGGTGACCCCAGGAAGTGTGCTATCGAAGCAAATGGCTACACACGATCTTGATTCAATTATTGATGGGCTTGATGACGATGAGTCGTTTGTTGTTTAA
- the CEF1 gene encoding Pre-mRNA-splicing factor cef1 (BUSCO:EOG09261CXQ; EggNog:ENOG503NU2G; COG:K), producing MPPIYVKGGVWTNVEDEILKAAVQKYGLNQWNRVGSLLTKKNAKQAKARWNEWISPSINKTEWTREEDEKLLNLVKLLPNQWRSIAPIMNRTATHCVERYQKLLDDDDEQSEDDENDLRLAAVGVEAMPAAGGRVGDLNLNPESKPAKPDDEELEDADREMLFEARARLANTKGKKAKRRHRERMLEETKRISLLQKRRELKAAGINVSLVSKNKKKSKEFDYNADIPFEHQPQIGLYDTTEEHERNEEHKAKFSKQVSREGLELEKLKQSKKRKQGSQIQEPRTQLEGEANVIEPALKRGKLSLPGVVNVDEHAEFEPTELTGVFDRAVVASAEDDIDRRIANTTHHIKANQAKQSVLLRTDHETDEDVAVKKWKPKHEKKAIQELVKVNFSRLPAPNNEYEVLPKFNDQDDFQLVKTADSHSETQRIKRLELLRQVEEEKAKSRRSQVVQRGLAIPSPSLLKPIDTTQLSELDSQVAVEFHALVKSDYKKYVDTEYNATEIPELDEQLYSQVHREIDEMRSKKTTLHPAVKRFRLPDPISYKDEILSVLQHARQQHLGLKADINAQIPYSSAPREVAPAGELIIEQERRVELYTQIAQQEEVSIVNRSATLKGLVDMVVAKEDQLIEYLRQ from the coding sequence ATGCCACCAATTTACGTGAAAGGTGGGGTGTGGACCAATGTTGAGGATGAGATTCTCAAAGCAGCGGTCCAGAAGTATGGACTCAACCAATGGAACCGTGTGGGGTCGTTGctcaccaagaagaacgCCAAACAGGCCAAAGCTCGATGGAACGAGTGGATAAGCCCTTCCATCAATAAGACCGAATGGACTCGAGAAGAGGATGAAAAACTTCTTAACCTCGTCAAGTTGCTTCCCAATCAATGGAGAAGCATAGCGCCCATCATGAATCGAACCGCCACCCACTGTGTTGAACGGTACCAGAAGTTActtgacgatgatgatgagcaGAGCGAAGATGACGAGAATGACTTGAGACTCGCGGCCGTGGGAGTGGAAGCGATGCCGGCAGCAGGCGGGCGTGTGGGGGACTTGAACCTCAACCCCGAAAGCAAACCAGCCAAACCAGATGACGAGGAGTTAGAGGATGCAGATAGAGAGATGCTCTTTGAGGCGCGAGCCAGATTGGCTAACACTAAGGGGAAAAAGGCCAAACGGAGACACAGAGAACGAATGCTCGAGGAGACCAAGCGGATCTCGTTGCTCCAGAAACGGCGGGAATTGAAGGCGGCCGGCATCAACGTGAGTttggtttccaagaatAAAAAGAAGAGTAAGGAGTTTGACTACAATGCGGATATTCCATTTGAGCACCAGCCGCAAATTGGATTATATGATACTACCGAGGAGCATGAACGCAACGAGGAGCACAAGGCGAAGTTCAGCAAACAGGTGTCACGTGAAggcttggagttggagaagctcAAGCAGAGCAAGAAGAGAAAGCAAGGGTCTCAAATTCAAGAGCCTCGcacccaacttgaaggtgaGGCTAATGTGATTGAGCCAGCGCTTAAGCGAGGCAAGTTGAGCTTACCAGGTGTGGTGAATGTGGACGAACATGCTGAGTTCGAGCCTACCGAGCTCACGGGTGTTTTTGACCGTGCTGTTGTTGCTAGTGCTGAAGACGATATTGACCGTAGAATCGCCAATACCACCCATCACATAAAGGCCAACCAAGCAAAGCAGTCGGTGCTCTTGCGGACGGATCACGAAACCGATGAAGACGTTGCTGTGAAGAAGTGGAAACCGAAACACGAGAAAAAGGCGATTCAGGAGTTGGTCAAGGTCAATTTCAGTCGGTTGCCCGCCCCCAACAATGAGTACGAAGTTCTTCCCAAGTTCAACGACCAGGATGACTTTcagttggtgaaaacagCCGACTCTCATTCTGAAACACAACGGATCAAGCGGTTAGAGTTGTTGCGGCAAGTGGAGGAAGAGAAGGCCAAACTGCGCCGAAGCCAAGTGGTTCAGCGTGGGTTGGCCATCCCCAGCCCAAGTCTTCTCAAACCGATCGATACCACCCAACTACTGGAATTGGACCTGCAGGTGGCTGTCGAGTTCCATGCGTTGGTCAAGTCGGACTATAAGAAGTATGTGGATACTGAGTACAACGCTACAGAGATTCCTGAGTTGGATGAGCAGCTCTACAGCCAAGTGCACCGAGAAATCGATGAGATGAGATCAAAGAAAACCACTTTGCATCCGGCAGTGAAACGGTTCAGGTTGCCGGACCCAATCAGCTACAAGGATGAGATACTCTctgttcttcaacatgCTCGACAGCAACACTTGGGACTTAAGGCTGATATTAATGCCCAGATCCCGTACTCATCGGCCCCAAGGGAAGTCGCACCGGCTGGCGAGCTCATCATCGAGCAGGAAAGAAGAGTGGAATTGTATACGCAAATTGCCCAGCAAGAAGAGGTAAGTATCGTGAACCGTTCAGCTACCCTTAAGGGCCTTGTTGACATGGTGGTAGCGAAGGAGGATCAGCTTATCGAGTATTTACGACAATAA